One stretch of Chitinophaga pendula DNA includes these proteins:
- a CDS encoding RagB/SusD family nutrient uptake outer membrane protein: MNRFSSKYKYLLLALAAPALITACSKDFLSVKPEQATEIPDAIVDLPTMRAAVSGDYNFLQSESYYGRTYSIIPELMSDNAFISVLNSGRYRSQDQYVVIATETTTSDTWNLLYRVVANSCLLIQKGPGIKLTETPRDTAEARQLLGEAYSLRAFAYFDLCRLYAQPYNATQNAGHMGVPIVTTIDPDQPQFPARSTVKQNYDLIIADLNKALELLPANVGTKGRFNIHAARALLSRVMLYKEDWTAAEATATEVITKGGYTLLDNSQVITGFKTNANTETILEVVNTPTDNRGTNSLVYMYAQGGYGDAIATADLYNAYTATDARRQFITRGRRTGSGGENPGYIINKYQDINNFSENLKLIRLAEIYLNRAEALARLGRDADAQKDLNLIVKRADPTAPNITLTGNDLLKAIWNERRKELAFEGFRLFDLNRTKQNFTKFFSGNSTLAITYPNDKVIAPIPQRELDANPNIRGQQNKGY; encoded by the coding sequence ATGAATCGCTTCTCCTCTAAATATAAATACCTGTTACTCGCCTTGGCAGCTCCGGCACTAATCACCGCTTGCAGCAAAGACTTCCTGAGCGTAAAGCCGGAACAGGCCACCGAAATACCCGACGCAATCGTCGACCTCCCCACCATGAGAGCCGCCGTATCAGGAGACTACAACTTCCTCCAAAGCGAAAGCTATTACGGACGAACCTACTCCATTATCCCAGAATTAATGTCGGATAATGCTTTCATCAGTGTATTAAATAGTGGTCGCTACCGCAGTCAGGATCAGTATGTTGTAATTGCAACTGAAACTACTACTTCAGATACCTGGAACCTGCTCTATCGCGTAGTCGCCAATAGCTGCCTCCTCATCCAAAAAGGCCCGGGCATCAAATTGACCGAAACACCGCGCGATACCGCCGAAGCCAGACAACTGCTCGGAGAAGCATACTCCCTCAGAGCATTCGCTTACTTCGACCTCTGCCGCCTATACGCACAGCCTTACAACGCTACTCAGAATGCCGGCCACATGGGCGTACCGATCGTAACTACCATCGATCCCGATCAACCACAATTCCCGGCACGTAGCACCGTCAAACAAAACTATGACCTCATCATAGCCGATCTCAATAAAGCATTGGAACTACTCCCGGCAAACGTAGGCACCAAAGGCCGCTTTAACATACATGCCGCCCGCGCCCTACTCAGCCGCGTAATGTTATATAAAGAAGATTGGACCGCAGCAGAAGCCACCGCCACCGAAGTGATCACAAAGGGTGGATACACACTCCTCGACAACTCACAGGTAATTACCGGTTTCAAAACAAATGCAAACACCGAAACTATCCTCGAAGTAGTAAATACACCAACCGACAACAGAGGCACTAACTCCCTCGTATATATGTACGCCCAGGGTGGCTACGGCGATGCCATCGCCACCGCCGACCTCTATAACGCCTACACCGCCACCGACGCCCGCCGCCAATTCATCACCAGAGGCAGACGCACCGGAAGCGGAGGAGAGAACCCGGGTTATATCATCAATAAATACCAAGACATCAACAACTTCAGCGAAAACCTGAAACTCATCCGCCTCGCAGAAATATACCTTAACAGAGCCGAAGCACTCGCCCGCCTGGGCCGCGACGCAGACGCACAGAAAGATCTCAACCTGATCGTGAAAAGAGCAGATCCCACCGCTCCCAATATCACCCTCACCGGCAACGATCTCCTCAAAGCGATCTGGAACGAACGCCGCAAAGAACTGGCCTTCGAAGGATTCCGCCTCTTCGACCTCAACCGCACCAAACAGAACTTCACCAAGTTCTTTAGCGGCAACTCAACCCTCGCTATCACCTATCCTAATGATAAAGTCATCGCTCCCATACCTCAACGGGAACTCGATGCCAATCCAAACATCAGAGGACAGCAGAACAAAGGTTACTAG